AGGATAGGCCACTCGGTAAAAATGACACCAAGACTGCGAGCGAGACATCATCGACAACTCCCGCCAAGGCTGAAGCGAAGCCTACAAAAAAACAGGCGTCACCGGCGGCTAAAGCAAAAATTGAGCCCAAAAAGGAAATCGCTAAATTGCCGGTCAAGCCAAAGCCTGCTCCGGCTCCGGTTGCTGCGCCTGCAGCTGCAACCCCTCCACATGCAGAGGAGTCCGTCGCTGTACGCATTAGCAAAGGCAAAACATTGACTGTGACACCAAAACGTATAGAGATCAAGCCCAAATCGAAAGCCAGTGTAGAGAAACCAGTGGGTAAGCGAGGCAACTCTAAAGAAGCTGATTCAGGGGAACAGGAGCAGATAGGCGCACTGCTACGTGACATATTCGGAGAGGAAAAGATGGTGGCCAAAGAAAAACTCATTGAGATAGCAGAAGCAGTGCAGCAGTCGGAAAACATCGATAACGAGGAGCAGAAACAGTTGGAGGAAAATGTGCAAGAAGAGGAGCAGTCCCTCAAGGAACCGGACAACCCAGACGTTGACGAGCTGGAGTTTTTGCTGGAGGGTAAGCCTAAATGGCCACTTACATGATTCAGTTAATTAATATCATATCTGTAGGTGACTCCTCGGATTTGGATGTGCCGCAATTGAAGACAGAGAAGCGCTCCTCACATGATACAACGCAATCCCaaaacgaaagcgaaagcgagaATGAAACTCACAAAGTTGAACCCTTCAACTTTGTCTTAATTAGAGAATGTGCGTAGAATTAGATATTAAGATTAAgtataattcattaaaattgatttaccATTGCAGCCGACGACGTTGGAGATCTGTATGAATACCTATCGACTGTAGTGAAGACCTGCTTTGAGACCTTGTCCTTTGACTGGGCCACCGTCTGTCAGCATTGCTCGCTGAAGTGCGGCAAATTTGAAACTCTTTTGAGTCATATGCTTAAGTGTCATCAGATGTCTGGGCAGCAGTTCAAGTGTCCCACTGGAGGCTGCGACAAGCAGCTGCGTGGACGCAAATTCCTGGCCATGCACTTGGTTCTGATGCATGCTCCAGTAGCAGAGTAAGTAACTGAACTAATTACAGTACCATTAGACTTTTTTACTCCATTCTATTGCATCGAATATTATCGTAAAATCCGTCAAGCATCAGCTTAATAAATCTTCCACTTAATACTTCATTACAATTCAAAATTAAGTAATCCTGAAGAATGgacttattataaaatacagaTATAGTAGAATTTACTATGTTACTTTTGGATTAATCGATATGAATGAATTTCTTTTAGAATACCGATTTATGGCAGCTGTCCGGAGTGCAACCTGACTTTCTCGAATATATTGCAGTACAACAAACACTCTTGCGCCCATGTGATCAAGAAGCGTCGTGGCATTCGCTTGTATTGCGAAATGTGCGGCCTGGAGTTTCCCTCCTGGAAACGGTAATTTGTCgcatcattttttttaaaaaacctTACTTATTGTTAATACCTTTGCAGATTCAACTTTCacaatcaatttcatttggagCGACATCGACCACGCGCCTGCTTTGTGTGCGATTATGCGGACAACAACATTGATGAGCTCTTCCAGCACTTGCACTACTCTCACGAACCGGAGGGTTCGCTCTTTTGCGATCTGTAAGCAAGTTCGACAAGTTCACTAGTTGTCAAGTTATAAACGTTTCTTCCCTTGCAGCTGTGATCGCACTTTCCGTGATGCTGCCATCTTTGCAGATCACAACAAATCCCATACGAATGTCACCACCAACACATACACCTGCAGCGAGTGCAACGCTAGCTTTGACACACGCGGTCGTCTCAATGGACACATGGTAATATATAGTTATTaaactgtttttatttaacttgtaAGCATAGACTTTCCGGTACTTCTTCAGCaccttatatatatttttttcgcgATGAATAGCTTATCGCTAGCCTTGCTATACTATTATGTATCTACTGCAAATTTTCTcaatccgtctgtccgtctaaACACCTAAGCAATTCTGaatgtttgttgttaattattattcttataatttgGAAAGCAGACGTGTAAACTTTAATCttctttatacattttctctcaattctattaaaatttgtataacaatatagaatatatattaatatcaaattatatttaactttCCAATCTAAGTGATGAAATAGAATAGTGGGTCTATTATAGTTAAGAATTACCCATAGTTCCATTATTTTACATAACTTATTCGTGCTTTTCTTGCTTCGCTGCAGCGCATCACCCATGGCACTGTCATCAGTTGTGAGATGTGCAATCGCGAATTTGCCACAGAAGCCAGTTACAACGTACACATGAAGAAGCATCTGATTATCGAACGTGAGGTGCATGTGTGCAACAATTGCGGTTTACTCAGTGAGAGCAATGACAAGATGACGGTAAGTAAAGAtaactattttattatgtttgcattgCTAAGAATGGCTTGCTTTCAGGCTCATGTCGAGAATGAGGATTCGGTTTGCTTTGGTGTCGATATCTATGTGGAACTCCTAAGAGATGCCTACATCTGTGAATACTGCTCTACTTACTATAAGACAAAGTCGGATTTGCGTGCTCATCGTGATTCGGGGCTGCACAAGGATGGTGTCTTCTGTTGTCAGCCGTGTGGCAAGGAGTTTAACGACATGAAATTGTATCGGCATCACATGCGCACCTATCAATTGCAGCGCGCGGATGTGGCACATCGCAAGTTAGAGATTTGCCTGTACTTTATGTGCGACTATGAGGTAGACTAGTAGTTGTTTTTTATAGTTCAataaagttatatatattgttgttgcttgcagGATTGCACTGAGTCGTACATCAGTTGGAATTCATTGTATACACACAAGCGCCGCACTCACGATCTGGCCGAGAAGCTGGATGCCAAGCCGAAGGCCGATGAATGGATCTGTCAATTCTGTCAGAAGCAGTGTCGCTCCAAAATGTCACTCTCGGTGCATGTGGCACGGAGTCACAACAACAGTGAGTTGTTAAAAGTTAGTTCCAAAAGTTCacagtttaatatttaatttgctttgtaGACAATGTTGCTTGCAAGCTGTGCAAAGCTTCTTATAAAGATGACGAGGCGTTGAAGAAACATCATGCTTACTGGCATGAACCCGTGGAGTGTTCGTTGTGCTTCAAAGTTGTAAAGAATCGTCGCAACTTTGACACACATATGAATGTAGTGCATTCGGATAACAAGCGTTATGCTTGCAGCGTTTGCCAAAAGGGTTTCTATCACAAGAGCGAAATGGAAGCCCACAAGCGAGTGAGTTGAAGGCCTCTTTGAAAAGTTGAAAGAACTAAACAGCATTAACTTCTTTGCAGCTGCATAATCAATCGTATAGCTGCGAGAAATGCAGCTTCATCACAAGGAGTAAGAAATCATTGGCAGTTCATGTGCTGGGGCAGCATTACAGACGCTTTGCATTCGAGTGCAAGCAGTGTACTAAACGCTTCGGCCGTCAACAGGGCTTAACCAACCACATTTTGCGAGTGCATTCCACTAAATTCACATGTCGCGATTTCCTCGAAGGCGGCTGCAACAGAGCCTTCAACACATCGGCACAGTTGACGGTCCATGTGCGCAAGgtgcacaacagcagcattagTGTGACTGAAGATGTTGACGACGAGGCCGTGGATCTGGAGCCAGAGGAGGAAGAGCAGCAGgaagagcaagagcagcaaTCAATAAGAAAATCGAAGCGACAGAGGACGACAGCATCTTCTCCATTGGAAAAGAAGCGTTGCGTTCGTCTCAGTAACGACACGCTGATCGAATTTATAAATGCCGAATCGAAGGAGGATCAGAAGAACGCTACAGACTCGGAGATTTTCGAGGAGTTGCAGGAGAGCAAAGCCAACATCTTGCCGCCAAAGCGAAGGAAAAGACAATGTTAAATTTTGCTAAAGCAGTTTATTTAGCTGTTTCTTTATTTCCGATTTGATTTAAGTAGTTGCTACCCATAAATTGAACACAAAACTCATGTCGGTAAATGGACACACATGCTCCCAAATGCCATGtcatatttttgatttcatttgtattaattcaaaatttaaatattacttttaaataagttaatttCATTCCTATCACTTTCACAATGCGTCAACTGTCTCTGCATCCATTTTAGTTTTGtcttttttcacttttgccattcattttatttacatttgcaatttgataGTGACGTTGTCCTTCTATCCAACTATAAAAGCTAATGCTACCAAATGTTGGGTGTATCATCCACCCTTATATATCAACCCTCACATAGTTGAGCTAAATTATTAgctaaaaaagaatttaatttgtttgcaagcaattgaaatgtttcgTATTTTTCTTGTATTAGCTAAAGCCTGTTACAGGGTATCTGCAAGTCTTGCTCTATtcaatatgtacatattacaCTAGTATGTTTTATTACGGCagcaattttgatttgatttatttaagcaattaTGCATTTTGCAGTTTCTTTTGGTCATTAAAACGTTCGATGAAAAAGTGcagtgaaatcaaaaaagttttaTCGAATGTCTCATGGATTTATGATATAACTATAACTTGGTACAGCAGAGTTTGCACTCGATGATGAGTGCACGCTCGTCTTAcagatattattattgtagctatcataataattattattattattaatataatagatATTACATATCGACTaacttcaattgcattttaacTAACCAGAATCTGGCGGaagcaaatttgatttattaagcGTTGTTGTTTGGTCATTCAAACTTTGAAGATTGAGTGCGGAGCTTACctgcaattaattgaaattgtttttcataaatttataaattagaaaatagttttatttaatcacTTACTGGGCTAATTGGTGTTATGACAATGGCGGTGCGCGTGGCGCATTGCAGGAGAGCCGTGTCCTCCGTGGACTCATCACAGTCACCATCAGGATCGACATCCATGCCATCGGCGCCAATGTCGCTGTCAATCTCCCACGATGGGAAATGCTCCATCTCGCCCTCGCAGTTCAGATCCTCCTCCTCGAAGTCCTCGTACTCATCGATAAGGATAACTAAACGAACAAAGTGGAacatcattatttatttggcatCAAATACGATTTCAGCTTTCAACtttcaacaaaatgcaaaaaaagttGATGGcaaaaataagataaaaagGTATTGAGAATTTTGATATAATCAATGTTGTGCTTTATTGAAAGGGATAACAAATGAATCTTTGGTGTGGCAAGTgtcaagtggcaagtggcatttGTTTGTAGCATATAAAAATGTGGTGGCATGTGAAGATTGTTCGAAGTTCAGGCTCGGCCTGGCTTACTTGAACTATCTGGCGGCGTTGGCTTCGCACTGGAATCCAAGGATTGTGCGCCCTCATCTGGCATATTAATGCGCTGCTCGTGTTTGCTATATGGCTCCGATGTGGATCTATGCAGGCTATATACAggtatttgtaatatataaaatataaataaataattataaacttaCCTTAAAGTAACGCGTTTTTTAGTTCTATTCTCTAAATCAGTCATAAATACATCATTGTGCTGTTGCTTCTCAGGCGGTAGCTGATATGAGTTAAGCACGGAAGACTAGAAGAAATAGAGATGAAAGTTAACcattaaaacatattaaaagaAGAATAgacaattttataattgtaaaaCTAATTTGCTTTCTTctactttaataaattttatgaaaaaaatcatgaacaataatataaatgaaagttaattaaattaataagttataaaaattagaaaattatatatttttttaatttaaatattagttttttaaaGCTATGTATGTAGATGGCTGGCAGACTTTAACTGCAGTTCTGTA
This is a stretch of genomic DNA from Drosophila albomicans strain 15112-1751.03 chromosome 3, ASM965048v2, whole genome shotgun sequence. It encodes these proteins:
- the LOC117571338 gene encoding zinc finger protein 616, which produces MSKENSESSPSCLHCRVHDSKQTFHEIFDDVGIDIELPNLLAKYFQLSVKPDPKKQQLLCLECVNTLIRFFDIDELQREQDAANAAKKDRPLGKNDTKTASETSSTTPAKAEAKPTKKQASPAAKAKIEPKKEIAKLPVKPKPAPAPVAAPAAATPPHAEESVAVRISKGKTLTVTPKRIEIKPKSKASVEKPVGKRGNSKEADSGEQEQIGALLRDIFGEEKMVAKEKLIEIAEAVQQSENIDNEEQKQLEENVQEEEQSLKEPDNPDVDELEFLLEGDSSDLDVPQLKTEKRSSHDTTQSQNESESENETHKVEPFNFVLIRESDDVGDLYEYLSTVVKTCFETLSFDWATVCQHCSLKCGKFETLLSHMLKCHQMSGQQFKCPTGGCDKQLRGRKFLAMHLVLMHAPVAEIPIYGSCPECNLTFSNILQYNKHSCAHVIKKRRGIRLYCEMCGLEFPSWKRFNFHNQFHLERHRPRACFVCDYADNNIDELFQHLHYSHEPEGSLFCDLCDRTFRDAAIFADHNKSHTNVTTNTYTCSECNASFDTRGRLNGHMRITHGTVISCEMCNREFATEASYNVHMKKHLIIEREVHVCNNCGLLSESNDKMTAHVENEDSVCFGVDIYVELLRDAYICEYCSTYYKTKSDLRAHRDSGLHKDGVFCCQPCGKEFNDMKLYRHHMRTYQLQRADVAHRKLEICLYFMCDYEDCTESYISWNSLYTHKRRTHDLAEKLDAKPKADEWICQFCQKQCRSKMSLSVHVARSHNNNNVACKLCKASYKDDEALKKHHAYWHEPVECSLCFKVVKNRRNFDTHMNVVHSDNKRYACSVCQKGFYHKSEMEAHKRLHNQSYSCEKCSFITRSKKSLAVHVLGQHYRRFAFECKQCTKRFGRQQGLTNHILRVHSTKFTCRDFLEGGCNRAFNTSAQLTVHVRKVHNSSISVTEDVDDEAVDLEPEEEEQQEEQEQQSIRKSKRQRTTASSPLEKKRCVRLSNDTLIEFINAESKEDQKNATDSEIFEELQESKANILPPKRRKRQC